A genome region from Danio aesculapii chromosome 2, fDanAes4.1, whole genome shotgun sequence includes the following:
- the LOC130235722 gene encoding holocytochrome c-type synthase-like — translation MGDIIRIHNQNNEQAWQEILRWEKLHSKECPCGPSLLRFGGKAKDFSPRARFRHWMGHELPFDRHDWIVDRCGKEVRYVIDYYDGGLLSKHTILDVRPAFDSLGAIWDRMKVTWWRWTST, via the exons ATGGGTGACATCATCAGGATTCACAATCAGAATAATGAACAAGCCTGGCAGGAAATCCTGAGATGGGAGAAACTCCATTCAAA AGAATGTCCATGTGGACCTTCACTCTTAAGGTTTGGTGGCAAAGCAAAAGACTTCTCACCCAGAGCCAGATTTCGCCATTGGATGGG GCACGAGCTGCCATTTGATAGGCACGACTGGATAGTTGACCGCTGTGGAAAAGAGGTCAGATATGTGATCGACTACTATGATGGAGGCCTGTTGTCCAAACACACCATCCTCGACGTGCGTCCAGCCTTCGACTCTTTAGGAGCCATTTGGGACCGTATGAAAGTGACCTGGTGGCGTTGGACCTCAACATGA